Proteins found in one Campylobacter canadensis genomic segment:
- a CDS encoding Cj0814 family flagellar-dependent secreted protein: MKIMANSYTMYQTTNVSKKETNNEIKKVDDKKVGEVLGYGIDKDGFFTSDFNKAAGIPEDFKIHSDSLKSLVEHNENAISLYKTCKSIDIAKSVGNAYNVVRQVVGDEFLNSNDSFSKDTLSNTPHLYEMRKSTLEITQIFNNDEKFNDYFKSKDYSNIFSKHKDTYALSTIFGANDNIFNYYETRDDNIYAKWLSSSASICWNPHEEHYKTENNEYTKGGLLIAALKSNYFLVEGERTDYAKQIGEDRFTPMDRLNYGAVPKDLSSLKLQNVDGFDGKEFENIMKWYEKLLYEMLNANKLRAPKKLDDYETFEEFLKAALQYSQKNISLFDMKV, encoded by the coding sequence ATGAAAATAATGGCTAATTCTTACACAATGTATCAAACAACCAATGTGAGTAAAAAAGAAACTAACAATGAAATTAAAAAAGTAGATGATAAAAAAGTAGGAGAAGTATTAGGATACGGAATTGATAAGGATGGCTTTTTTACAAGTGATTTTAACAAAGCTGCAGGTATACCAGAAGATTTTAAAATACATAGTGATAGTTTAAAATCTCTAGTAGAACATAATGAAAATGCAATATCGCTTTATAAAACTTGTAAATCAATTGATATAGCAAAAAGCGTTGGTAATGCTTATAATGTTGTAAGACAAGTTGTAGGAGATGAATTTTTAAATTCAAACGATAGTTTTTCTAAAGATACTTTATCAAATACCCCGCATTTATATGAAATGAGAAAAAGCACCTTAGAAATTACTCAAATATTTAATAATGATGAAAAATTTAATGATTATTTTAAATCTAAAGATTATTCTAATATTTTTTCAAAACACAAAGACACATACGCATTATCAACTATTTTTGGTGCAAATGATAATATTTTTAATTATTATGAAACACGAGATGATAATATTTACGCTAAATGGCTTAGTAGCTCTGCTTCAATTTGCTGGAATCCACATGAAGAACATTATAAAACTGAAAACAACGAATACACAAAAGGTGGCTTATTAATTGCAGCTCTTAAAAGCAATTATTTTTTAGTAGAAGGTGAGAGAACTGATTATGCTAAGCAAATAGGAGAGGATAGATTTACCCCTATGGATAGGTTAAATTATGGTGCCGTGCCTAAAGATCTTAGCTCATTAAAATTACAAAATGTAGATGGGTTTGATGGTAAAGAATTTGAAAATATTATGAAATGGTATGAAAAGCTATTATACGAAATGCTAAATGCTAACAAATTAAGAGCACCTAAAAAATTAGATGATTACGAAACATTTGAAGAGTTTTTAAAAGCAGCTTTGCAATATAGCCAAAAAAATATAAGTTTATTTGATATGAAGGTATAG
- a CDS encoding Cj0814 family flagellar-dependent secreted protein translates to MKIMANSYTMYQTTNVSKKETNNEIKKVDDKKVGEVLGYGVDKDGFFTSDFNKAAGIPENFKIHSDSLKSLVEQNNKAHIIGKRFMNIDIAKSVGNAYKVLSQVVSEEFLNSKEFFSKEDIKNMPCGFEIDNSTFSVGKILQSRYDFEDYNDKDIHARDFQRIKGADTLFHYDGDGKMDMFPVHNDNFSQGYSILWDAKGDNYKNNQGDVSRGGILIAVLRNNHFLVEGERTYWGKMSGGDRFVDYKEFAQNVAKPLNSMVAKGLITQSDISKMPKWLADEANRLSQDFKRARSKELAKEFENIMKWYEKLLYEMLNANKLKAPKKLDDYETFEEFLKAALQYSQKNISLFDMKV, encoded by the coding sequence ATGAAAATAATGGCTAATTCTTACACAATGTATCAAACAACCAATGTGAGCAAAAAAGAAACTAACAATGAAATTAAAAAAGTAGATGATAAAAAAGTAGGAGAGGTATTAGGATACGGAGTTGATAAAGATGGCTTTTTTACAAGTGATTTTAACAAAGCCGCAGGTATTCCAGAAAATTTTAAAATCCATAGCGATAGTTTAAAATCTCTAGTAGAACAAAACAATAAAGCTCATATAATAGGTAAAAGATTTATGAATATTGACATAGCAAAAAGCGTTGGAAATGCTTATAAGGTCTTAAGCCAAGTTGTAAGTGAAGAGTTTTTAAATTCTAAAGAATTTTTTAGTAAAGAAGATATTAAAAATATGCCATGTGGCTTTGAGATAGATAATAGCACTTTTAGCGTAGGCAAGATTTTACAAAGTAGATATGATTTTGAAGATTATAATGATAAAGATATTCATGCAAGGGATTTTCAAAGAATAAAAGGTGCCGATACGCTATTTCATTATGATGGCGATGGCAAAATGGATATGTTTCCTGTACATAATGATAATTTTTCTCAAGGTTATTCTATTTTATGGGACGCTAAAGGCGATAATTACAAAAACAATCAAGGAGATGTAAGTCGTGGTGGAATATTAATAGCTGTATTAAGAAATAATCATTTTTTAGTAGAGGGCGAAAGAACTTATTGGGGCAAGATGAGTGGTGGGGATAGATTTGTAGATTATAAAGAATTTGCACAAAATGTCGCAAAACCACTTAATTCTATGGTAGCAAAAGGTTTAATAACACAAAGCGATATTTCAAAAATGCCAAAATGGTTAGCAGATGAAGCAAATAGATTATCACAAGATTTTAAAAGAGCAAGAAGCAAAGAATTAGCAAAAGAATTTGAAAATATTATGAAATGGTATGAAAAGCTATTATACGAAATGCTAAATGCTAACAAATTAAAAGCACCTAAAAAATTAGATGATTACGAAACCTTTGAAGAGTTTTTAAAAGCAGCTTTGCAATATAGCCAAAAAAATATAAGTTTATTTGATATGAAGGTTTAA
- a CDS encoding Cj0814 family flagellar-dependent secreted protein — MKIMANSYTMYQTTNVSKKETNNEIKKVDDKKIGEVLGYGVDKDGFFTSDFNKAAGIPEDFKIHSDSLKNLVDRNNNSLRVYRKYYEIDIAKTVNNAYTLFSQIVSEDFLNSKEFFNTEDIKQFPQGYVIKKGTFEVTKILQSPYEFSNANFDKRTEDVGGMFFHYRNEDKTKPNTVVFRSKEILEEDKLHISNFDPAEDRYKNEKGEFTKGGLLMGFLSSDIRAVIEAETTYDGKFSGYDRNINRQDFHAFDMALGAQLISRGENGFTSAEVERMPRWLKDYVKFNRFDKSLKERSAFSSYDTYSKLMFSPIKDGDFEGKNITSTLAGNNNLILTPEQIKAEREALEKFMKKIRELMGIENHSKASNIMSFEDLLKLAFSFSQKNISLFDMKV, encoded by the coding sequence ATGAAAATAATGGCTAATTCTTACACAATGTATCAAACAACTAATGTGAGTAAAAAAGAAACTAACAATGAAATTAAAAAAGTAGATGATAAAAAAATAGGAGAAGTATTAGGATACGGAGTTGATAAAGATGGCTTTTTTACAAGCGATTTTAACAAAGCTGCAGGTATACCAGAAGATTTTAAAATCCACAGCGATAGTTTAAAAAATCTAGTAGATAGAAATAACAATTCTTTAAGAGTGTATAGAAAGTATTATGAGATTGATATTGCAAAAACTGTTAATAACGCTTATACTCTTTTTAGCCAAATTGTAAGCGAAGATTTTTTAAACTCTAAAGAATTTTTTAATACCGAAGATATAAAGCAATTTCCACAAGGTTATGTTATCAAAAAAGGAACTTTTGAAGTAACAAAAATATTACAAAGCCCATATGAGTTTTCAAATGCTAATTTTGATAAAAGAACAGAAGATGTTGGTGGTATGTTTTTTCATTATAGAAATGAAGATAAAACTAAGCCAAATACCGTTGTTTTTCGTAGTAAGGAAATATTAGAAGAAGATAAATTGCATATAAGCAATTTTGACCCCGCAGAAGATAGATATAAAAATGAAAAAGGAGAATTCACAAAAGGTGGGCTTCTTATGGGATTTTTATCAAGCGATATAAGAGCAGTTATAGAAGCAGAGACTACTTACGATGGTAAATTTAGCGGTTATGATAGAAATATAAATAGGCAAGATTTTCATGCATTTGATATGGCACTTGGAGCACAGCTTATTAGTAGGGGTGAAAATGGCTTTACGAGCGCTGAAGTTGAGCGTATGCCAAGATGGCTGAAAGATTATGTAAAATTTAATAGATTTGATAAGAGTTTAAAGGAAAGAAGCGCTTTTTCTTCTTACGATACATATTCAAAACTAATGTTTAGCCCTATAAAAGATGGTGATTTTGAGGGAAAAAATATCACAAGTACTTTAGCTGGAAATAATAACCTTATATTAACTCCAGAGCAAATCAAAGCAGAAAGAGAGGCTTTAGAAAAATTTATGAAAAAGATAAGAGAATTAATGGGCATAGAAAACCATAGTAAAGCATCTAATATAATGAGTTTTGAAGATTTATTAAAACTAGCTTTTAGTTTTAGCCAAAAAAATATAAGTTTATTTGATATGAAGGTTTAA
- a CDS encoding C39 family peptidase, whose protein sequence is MAKILIIFLTLSYLNAEFAVKSLQETKYTNVIKQNYEESCGASSVATLLNLISIKRFNENDILKLLNKNTNMLSFNELNNALNKLGFEAKAYKLNRSIFEQIFIPIIVKIENDPRFPHFVVVLNYDGDFLKVYDPSFGEYLSSKKEFYSVWDKDGLGGYALIVKAKLLKNININKINTTFFNYFL, encoded by the coding sequence ATGGCAAAAATTCTAATTATTTTCTTAACATTAAGCTATCTTAATGCCGAGTTTGCGGTTAAATCTCTTCAAGAAACAAAATACACTAATGTAATAAAACAAAACTATGAAGAATCCTGCGGGGCAAGTAGTGTAGCAACATTGCTAAATCTAATAAGCATCAAGCGTTTTAATGAAAATGATATTTTAAAGCTTTTAAATAAAAATACAAATATGCTAAGTTTTAATGAATTAAATAATGCCTTAAACAAACTTGGCTTTGAAGCTAAAGCATATAAACTAAATAGAAGTATTTTTGAGCAAATTTTTATACCAATAATTGTAAAGATTGAAAACGACCCAAGATTTCCACACTTTGTAGTTGTGTTAAATTATGATGGAGATTTTTTAAAAGTATATGACCCAAGCTTTGGCGAATATTTAAGCTCAAAAAAAGAATTTTATAGCGTATGGGATAAAGATGGCTTAGGAGGCTATGCGCTAATAGTAAAAGCAAAATTATTAAAAAATATAAATATAAATAAAATAAACACTACTTTTTTTAATTATTTTTTATAA
- a CDS encoding alanine/ornithine racemase family PLP-dependent enzyme: MKPALIIDLKKLKENVEVEVELLKKEGVEVMGVNKVFDGCIQSAKALLDGGIKVIAESRLYNLKNIKNELGCITCLLRSPLLSEIDETVRYADISLNSELKILKELNAAALKQNKIHQVLLMIDMGDLREGIWFEKEDEIKKAMMYIKKASNLELFGLGTNYNCYGTVLPSVKNSKDFIKLAEKMSKIVDIKIPRLSAGNCTSYHLIDKALWDKKLNHLRIGGLHQFGIEYVDMKYVNNFHHSSKDVNRACSPLYVLRAEIIEINTKPTVPVGELGVDAFLKVKHFEDRGIKRRALLAFGRQDIPSENITPVDDNYVILGQTSDHTILEIPDNSLLKLGDFVYFELDYTALLMACQTKGIDKIFLY, translated from the coding sequence ATGAAACCAGCGCTTATTATTGATTTAAAAAAACTAAAAGAAAATGTAGAAGTTGAAGTTGAGCTTTTAAAAAAAGAAGGTGTTGAGGTAATGGGGGTAAATAAGGTGTTTGATGGCTGCATACAAAGCGCAAAAGCACTTTTAGATGGTGGAATAAAGGTAATTGCTGAAAGCAGATTATATAATCTTAAAAATATAAAAAATGAATTAGGATGTATTACTTGTTTGCTTAGAAGTCCATTATTAAGTGAAATTGATGAAACTGTGCGTTATGCGGATATTAGTTTAAATAGTGAACTAAAAATATTAAAAGAACTAAATGCAGCAGCTTTAAAACAAAACAAAATACATCAAGTGCTTTTAATGATTGATATGGGTGATTTAAGAGAAGGAATTTGGTTTGAAAAAGAAGATGAGATAAAAAAAGCAATGATGTATATAAAAAAAGCAAGTAATTTAGAACTTTTCGGGCTTGGAACAAATTATAATTGTTATGGAACTGTATTGCCAAGTGTAAAAAATTCTAAAGATTTTATAAAACTTGCAGAAAAAATGAGCAAAATAGTTGATATTAAAATTCCAAGACTTAGCGCTGGTAATTGCACAAGTTATCATCTTATTGATAAGGCATTATGGGATAAAAAATTAAATCACTTAAGAATAGGCGGACTTCATCAGTTTGGAATTGAGTATGTTGATATGAAATATGTAAATAATTTTCATCATTCAAGTAAAGATGTAAATCGTGCTTGCAGCCCACTTTATGTGTTAAGAGCAGAAATTATTGAAATTAATACTAAGCCAACAGTTCCAGTAGGAGAACTTGGAGTAGACGCCTTTTTAAAAGTAAAACATTTTGAAGATAGAGGCATAAAGCGTCGTGCTTTACTTGCTTTTGGTCGCCAAGATATTCCAAGTGAAAATATAACTCCAGTAGATGATAATTATGTGATTTTAGGACAAACAAGCGACCATACGATATTAGAAATTCCTGATAATTCTTTATTAAAATTAGGGGATTTTGTGTATTTTGAATTAGATTACACTGCTCTTTTAATGGCTTGTCAAACTAAGGGCATTGATAAAATATTTCTTTATTAA
- a CDS encoding APC family permease, which yields MSNNLLGAKDIVFMNVIGILSLRQIPNVAPYGASAMILWIIAAFCFFIPLAMVCGELSTAWPKDGGIFVWIKEAFGKKMGWIATVCYLFSCVIFFPMMLQFAFAAIAYLMPKELTDNAIFMKYFIGIGSIVMFCVLTFLNILGMKWTKIINSISAYCGIFIPTALIIILAFLWLLSGYSMQSKYEFSLDNYLPNLSDWNTIVFASSMMFAFAGLEISGMVAGRTANPQKDFPRAMFYSAICIVGIYMVGTWALNTIYPSDKTDIVEGITQAIAFAGNALSMPWLLQIIAICLFVGVVGQVNSWLVGPIYMLQEASKEDKILGDGISKLHPKYQTPHKALIYQAIIVCVLCLSTFLSESIAKAYWFLTALTTICYFIPYLIMFPAFIYLRKIKPDVHRVFKIPGKILPIIFPVLGFLSVSFAVFLIFIPPAELSSNDATFIDKFWYFFKIFLGGVIAIATALITYSMALKRNDINKGE from the coding sequence ATGAGTAACAATCTTTTAGGAGCTAAAGACATTGTCTTTATGAATGTAATTGGTATTTTAAGTCTTAGGCAAATTCCTAATGTAGCCCCATATGGGGCTAGTGCAATGATTTTATGGATTATTGCTGCTTTTTGTTTTTTTATTCCTTTAGCTATGGTTTGCGGAGAACTTTCAACAGCTTGGCCAAAAGATGGGGGAATTTTTGTTTGGATAAAAGAAGCTTTTGGTAAAAAAATGGGTTGGATAGCAACTGTATGTTATTTGTTTTCTTGCGTAATATTCTTTCCTATGATGTTGCAATTTGCTTTTGCAGCTATTGCATATCTTATGCCAAAAGAGCTTACAGATAATGCTATTTTTATGAAATATTTTATTGGCATAGGTTCTATTGTTATGTTTTGCGTTTTAACATTTTTGAATATATTAGGTATGAAATGGACAAAAATCATTAATTCAATTAGCGCTTATTGTGGTATTTTTATACCTACAGCACTTATTATAATTTTAGCTTTTTTATGGCTTTTAAGTGGCTACAGCATGCAAAGTAAATACGAATTTAGTTTAGATAATTATTTGCCTAATTTAAGCGATTGGAATACAATAGTATTTGCTTCTTCTATGATGTTTGCTTTTGCTGGGCTTGAAATATCAGGAATGGTTGCAGGTCGCACAGCAAATCCACAAAAAGATTTTCCTAGGGCTATGTTTTACAGTGCTATTTGTATAGTTGGTATTTATATGGTAGGAACTTGGGCATTAAATACTATATATCCTAGTGATAAAACAGATATTGTAGAAGGAATAACTCAAGCAATTGCTTTTGCTGGTAATGCTCTTAGTATGCCTTGGCTTTTACAAATTATTGCTATTTGTTTATTTGTTGGAGTTGTAGGGCAGGTTAATTCTTGGCTTGTAGGGCCTATTTATATGCTTCAAGAAGCAAGTAAAGAAGATAAAATTTTAGGAGATGGGATATCAAAACTCCATCCAAAATATCAAACTCCACATAAGGCTTTGATTTATCAAGCTATAATTGTTTGTGTTTTATGTTTGTCTACATTTTTAAGTGAAAGTATAGCTAAAGCATATTGGTTTTTAACTGCACTTACGACTATATGTTATTTTATACCTTACCTTATAATGTTTCCAGCGTTTATATATCTTAGAAAAATTAAACCTGATGTACATAGAGTATTTAAAATACCAGGTAAAATATTGCCTATAATTTTTCCTGTTTTAGGATTTTTAAGCGTGTCTTTTGCTGTATTTTTAATATTTATACCACCAGCAGAATTAAGCTCAAACGACGCTACATTTATAGATAAATTTTGGTATTTTTTTAAGATTTTTTTAGGTGGAGTAATAGCTATTGCAACAGCGTTAATAACTTATTCTATGGCGCTTAAAAGAAATGATATAAATAAAGGAGAATAA
- a CDS encoding diaminopimelate decarboxylase family protein: MQTVIDNYEELRMDLIKNDRRFSSKNGHLCFDGVDVVELAKKYGTPFYVFSEKEIVRNIDEIKEAFNSHQKTKIFFASKACSVMGILKAVKDSGICVEANSLYEVKKALEIGFKGEQIVFNGVVKKVKDLEVAISNDLYLINVDSEFELNNIEEISTRLKKVANVCVRIEPSVKAAGTHEQLDTSFHAKAGLDREQAIDICKRILQMPYVKLKGLHMHVGDQLPIVEPFADACRVLVEESMSIEKELGIKFELINVGGGISTAYKYEKDKIKTVESNMHIGFSAKDFANAMIKEIHKWNKDIEICIEPGRKVVSSAAILISELSCQKNKTLHPLNAKDPITHIEWKFIDAGYSVLSDSQHFNWFFYVYNASKINEKHNYSVRLAGPLCDGGDWFRIGTNGDREFLLPKESTVGDFIVFIDAGAYTIESQTTYNNRPRTAVVIIDKNGNDRLIRREDTYADILSYDIY, encoded by the coding sequence ATGCAAACAGTAATTGATAATTATGAAGAATTAAGAATGGATTTAATAAAAAACGATAGAAGGTTTTCATCAAAAAATGGTCATTTATGTTTTGATGGTGTTGATGTTGTAGAGCTTGCTAAAAAATATGGTACTCCGTTTTACGTGTTTAGTGAAAAAGAGATTGTTCGCAATATTGATGAGATAAAAGAAGCTTTTAATTCTCATCAAAAAACAAAAATATTTTTTGCTAGTAAAGCTTGCAGCGTAATGGGCATTTTAAAAGCTGTAAAAGATAGCGGAATTTGTGTTGAAGCAAATTCTTTATATGAAGTAAAAAAAGCACTTGAAATCGGCTTTAAAGGAGAGCAAATTGTTTTTAATGGTGTTGTAAAGAAAGTAAAAGATTTAGAAGTGGCAATTTCTAATGATTTATATTTAATAAATGTTGATAGTGAATTTGAGCTTAACAATATAGAAGAAATTTCAACAAGACTTAAAAAAGTTGCAAATGTTTGTGTTCGTATTGAGCCAAGTGTAAAAGCAGCAGGAACGCATGAGCAGCTTGATACAAGTTTTCACGCCAAGGCGGGTCTTGATAGAGAGCAAGCGATTGATATTTGTAAGAGAATTTTACAAATGCCTTATGTAAAACTTAAAGGTCTTCATATGCATGTTGGTGACCAGCTTCCTATTGTAGAACCTTTTGCCGATGCGTGCAGAGTACTTGTAGAAGAAAGTATGAGTATAGAAAAAGAGCTTGGAATTAAGTTTGAGCTAATTAATGTTGGTGGTGGTATATCAACAGCATATAAATATGAAAAAGATAAAATTAAAACAGTAGAGTCAAATATGCATATAGGATTTTCCGCAAAAGATTTTGCAAACGCTATGATAAAGGAAATTCATAAATGGAATAAAGATATTGAAATTTGTATTGAGCCAGGAAGAAAGGTTGTTAGTTCTGCAGCTATTTTAATAAGCGAGCTAAGTTGTCAAAAAAATAAAACCCTCCACCCATTAAATGCAAAAGACCCTATAACTCATATTGAGTGGAAGTTTATTGATGCTGGATATTCAGTTTTATCTGATAGCCAACATTTTAACTGGTTTTTTTATGTTTATAACGCAAGTAAGATTAATGAAAAGCATAATTATTCTGTGCGTTTAGCTGGACCACTTTGTGATGGCGGCGATTGGTTTAGAATTGGAACAAATGGAGATAGAGAATTTTTATTACCAAAGGAAAGCACTGTTGGGGATTTTATTGTATTTATTGATGCTGGAGCATATACGATAGAAAGTCAAACAACATATAATAATCGTCCAAGAACAGCAGTAGTAATTATAGATAAGAATGGCAATGATAGGCTTATTCGCCGTGAAGATACATATGCTGATATTTTATCTTATGATATTTATTGA
- a CDS encoding APC family permease: protein MPNFCNFNTIVFLSSMMFAFAGLEISTMIVSTINKPKYIFTKSILLSALIIVCIYIFLTFCLNAIYPAHDTSILNGYSVAIKAIAFRYNIKYIDIIFEISLALGVLAQVNSWLLAPMQMLSIASKRNKYLYFLSKIHKKYKTPINALIFQALLVCILLSAIVLNKNIEHLYYSFISLCSLCYFIPYLVIFPSYLILRQKQSINTYKIYSNIISYIAASVGFLSVLFAIILILIPPKELNISDTAFLKYELSIFILPILLLVLSLFSLRGLNEN from the coding sequence ATACCTAATTTTTGTAATTTTAATACCATAGTTTTTTTAAGCTCTATGATGTTTGCTTTTGCTGGGCTTGAAATTTCTACAATGATAGTATCAACAATAAATAAACCTAAATACATTTTTACAAAATCAATTTTATTAAGTGCTTTAATAATAGTATGTATTTATATTTTTTTAACATTTTGCTTAAATGCAATTTATCCAGCACACGATACAAGTATTTTAAACGGATATTCAGTAGCTATAAAAGCTATTGCTTTTAGGTATAACATTAAATATATAGATATTATTTTTGAAATAAGTTTAGCTTTAGGTGTTTTAGCTCAGGTTAATTCTTGGCTTTTAGCTCCGATGCAAATGCTTAGTATAGCTAGCAAAAGAAATAAATATTTATATTTTTTATCTAAAATTCATAAAAAATATAAAACACCTATAAATGCTTTAATTTTTCAAGCATTGTTAGTATGTATTTTATTATCTGCAATTGTTTTAAATAAAAATATAGAACATCTTTATTATTCTTTTATTTCTTTATGTTCTTTATGTTATTTTATACCTTATTTGGTTATTTTTCCAAGTTATTTAATATTAAGACAAAAACAAAGTATTAATACATACAAAATTTATAGCAATATAATTTCTTATATTGCAGCTAGTGTAGGTTTTTTATCTGTTTTATTTGCAATAATTTTAATTTTAATTCCACCTAAAGAATTAAATATTAGCGATACTGCTTTTTTAAAATATGAGCTTTCAATTTTTATTCTTCCTATATTGTTGTTGGTTTTATCATTGTTTAGCTTAAGGGGGTTGAATGAAAATTAG
- a CDS encoding amino acid permease: MNNKKTFLSIKDIVFMNIISIVSLRQVLNAAPYGASQVILWCIAAFCFFIPLAMVCCELCIKYPVNGGIFIWVKEAFGIKTAWVVSVYYLMSCIVFFPMLLFFAFNSFFNLLQVENNHFLIMLCGIISFCAFTYFNILGIRYVNILNKIFIYLGIFIPILILCFLALVQIFMGGGIN; this comes from the coding sequence ATGAATAATAAAAAAACTTTTTTATCTATTAAAGATATAGTGTTTATGAATATTATAAGCATAGTTAGTTTAAGACAGGTTTTAAACGCAGCACCCTACGGAGCAAGTCAGGTTATATTGTGGTGTATTGCGGCTTTTTGTTTTTTTATACCTCTTGCTATGGTCTGCTGCGAACTTTGTATTAAATATCCAGTTAATGGCGGAATATTTATTTGGGTCAAAGAAGCGTTTGGAATAAAAACTGCTTGGGTTGTTAGTGTATATTATTTGATGTCTTGCATTGTATTTTTTCCTATGTTATTATTTTTTGCTTTTAATTCATTTTTTAATTTATTACAGGTGGAAAATAATCATTTTTTAATTATGTTATGTGGGATAATAAGTTTTTGTGCATTTACTTACTTTAATATTTTGGGTATTAGATATGTAAATATATTAAATAAAATTTTTATTTATCTTGGTATTTTTATTCCTATATTAATTTTGTGTTTTTTAGCTTTAGTTCAAATATTTATGGGGGGGGGTATTAACTGA
- a CDS encoding histidine phosphatase family protein: protein MIRIYLIRHGQTQWNKEGRYQGQIDTELSELGLEQAEKLGSFFKDYNFDCVIASPLKRAMITASKISKDLILDERLKEINHGPWEGKLSSEINEEELALWKSNPCALNIALAESLFDVQKRSVNAIYDYAKKFDNKTICVVAHDAVNKVILSYFLKLPLLSFWNIKQDNTCVNIFDLEITKNSFECTLHTLNNTIHLNTLLNDTSKQAL from the coding sequence ATGATTAGAATTTATTTAATTAGACACGGTCAAACACAATGGAATAAAGAAGGCAGATATCAAGGGCAAATTGACACTGAACTTAGCGAACTTGGTTTAGAACAAGCTGAAAAATTAGGCAGTTTTTTTAAAGATTATAATTTTGATTGCGTAATAGCAAGCCCTTTAAAAAGAGCTATGATTACCGCAAGTAAAATAAGCAAAGATTTAATTTTAGATGAAAGATTAAAAGAAATAAATCACGGTCCTTGGGAAGGAAAGTTAAGCAGCGAAATAAACGAAGAAGAACTTGCATTATGGAAAAGCAATCCTTGTGCTTTAAATATTGCTTTAGCTGAAAGTTTATTTGATGTGCAAAAAAGAAGTGTAAATGCTATTTATGATTATGCAAAAAAATTTGATAATAAAACAATTTGTGTTGTAGCTCACGATGCTGTAAATAAAGTAATTTTAAGCTATTTTTTAAAACTTCCTTTGCTTTCTTTTTGGAATATTAAACAAGATAACACCTGTGTAAATATCTTTGATTTAGAAATAACAAAAAATTCTTTTGAATGCACCTTGCATACATTAAATAATACAATTCATCTAAACACTCTTTTAAACGATACTAGCAAACAAGCCCTTTAA